AAAACTTGTTAacagtttttattaaaagtatattGGTCTGAAAATTTAACAGTTGGTTTGAATCTTGCTGAATTTGGAAAATCAAACCTGTGAATTCAgtgtctttacatttttaatctttttaggACTGAAACTACGGTGGCCCCAAAGGGCAAATCACTCGatgcaaaaacatattacaGATGagaacaacacaaaataaagatATAACAATTagtattgaaaaaaacatttaggaaatCAAAACATAAATCCAGAAACCTAAACGTAattccaaaaaatgaaacagaaaaaatgaaaaaggaaacttttggTAAAACCAAAGACGTTCTTTAAGAGATGGTGACGTTTGTTGACCTTTTTGTCCGGACGTTATTCATCATGGCGATATCTTCTGATGGAGGATATTTCTGTAAACTTCTGACCAAAGCCGCTGCAACAGTTCAGTGACTGATCAATTCATTCTTTACTTCAGTTTGGGTTCAacattctgctttccctcttcttcaaaactcaaacGTCGCCAGTGATGTCCAATAAGACAAACCTTTTCTGGCTTCTTACGTTgtcttatttttaacatttttttttttttttttaagaaattactgaatttttttctcatgtttttgtttctggaattttaacaaaatttaatgttttgttttaaatcatttttcttttaaaattgtcattgtgatttttaatcatgtttttccATTGagggatttgttgatgtgatttgaactACAGCCTTGAAAACCATGAAAGGTtaatttgagagaaaaaagagagagtTGGTTAGAATATTAATATTCCAGAAAGCTTTGATTTCCTTGTTTATTGGGCTGTCAGAAGCCTCTCTTAGCAGGCATGGGAAGACAAACTCGGCCCATTAGGGAGTCAGACGTAAACATGGTAATAAAGTCAACATGTGGCCCCCGTCCTCCTCACTGAGGCTTCCTTTATGTATTCGGCCTGCATGTGTAACCACGGCGAAGCGTGGCGTCGGAGCGGATAGCCCACGGTCAGGACGCAGTCAGGGACTTAAACCAGAACAGTGCAGTCATCATCAAGTCCTGtgcgtaccccccccccccccggatcCAACCAAACAAAAAGCCGCCCAAGCTCTTAGGAGATCTGCTAGCGAAGCCGTTCCTCTTTTCTTCCTCATAATAATCCCCCCTGATGGTTTGTTTGGACTCAGTCAGGGCTGGAGGGAAGGCGAGGGGACGGAGAAAGTGAGGACGTAAAGTGGGGGTCTTTGATGATGACGAGATTAGATATAGCCCGGCAGACTGTCTCCTCCtgcctccacacacacacacatgcttacCAGCACACATATGAGGAAAGCTGCATGCACGAGGCCACCCCCTCATTGTTGAGGAATTACTTGCTCTTTAGGGTCTTATGTTACAAGAGCAATTGATCCCTCTGACCCCCTGCAAACCCTGGAGGTTGTGCTGGGAATCTGAGCTGCAGTGTATGCACACAGGAGACGGCTCAACCCCCAGAGCAGCCGGTCTTGACTGTTCCCTCCTCACACCACCCTGTGTTTTCTGTCTGACCCAGCAGCTGCCAAAGCTGAGGATGTAGCGCCAGCTGCTGGTAAAATAGCTGCAttgccattcttttttttttttttacttgctccTTAAATCACTGGCAGATTGTCCAAAACGAGGCTTTGCACTGGCGCCAGTAAACAGACACTTTGCATTGTGTCCCAGTTAAATtcagaatttgttttaaaattctaattttttgaGCTTTGCACAGACAAACAGATAAATATATATCTTAAGCCCGATCCTTGAAGTTCAaaccaaattattttaaatgttaactatGCTTCCTTCCACCccctaaacttttttttttggacaaacgtAACATTTAAGGGATTCATTGCGTCGTGTACTGTATATGTTAGTTCAAATATGTAAATTTATGGTTAATGGTAATTAAAATTGCATCAATTTACATGTGTATatctcttttgtttgtcttatatagtgtatttttttgtttcgattgttagaaaaaaagcaattcCAAATCCAGAATTCCAACACTCCAAAACAGGCCCcataaagaaattcaaaaactCCTGAAAtttgatacattttctttaaataagcaaaaaattcTGCTAATAGTGTCAGAAAAGATTGTTTTTACCAAGGATTCTTGTGTTTAAGAGAAAAATTATGGTGAGAAACTAAGATCATTTTTGccattaaaaaactttattgatcagaTTAGTTTTCTTGcgagacagaaaataagactttttttttcttgaaacaatgttatttttttttacttaagaaACTTAACTgtgaaacatgaaacaaaaggagatctctgttgttgtttttttaattgttaagtGTTTTTTCTATGGAAAAGCTTTTACTTGGTCTCAGTCTaatcagtttttaatttttatcgtCACGTTTAGCAGATCCtggatgttttaatctgtctgTTTGGGTTTTGGtcctattttctttatttattgtagcacttttggattttattcagagaaacataaatataaatgtataggTATTTACATATTTGAACTGACATTTCCCCTCAAAGACGCTTAAATAAAAACCAGAACAGATTCCAAGTGCTAATTGCAAGCAGAAAGCAAAGTTCTTGGTAAAAGATAAATTAGTCGTGTCATGTTAGGGTTTATATTTTCCATTCAGCGGCAGGCCGACATCATTAGAGAATCTTCTAAATGGGCCTCGCTGCGGCTTCTTctgtacattttttcatttaagagCTTGTTATGCTGAAATAAACGGTCAAACGTGTCTTTCATAATCATGTTTTTCCTGCCACTGAAAATCTTTGGCTAAGTTTGGATCCTTTCATGTGCAATTATAACCTCAGACAATTCATAGCCACGTTGatgctttaaaatgtgtttatgatGCTGTCAAAACCCAGAAAACATGCAGGCGTGTGggcaaaaacagaagaattaaatcaaattagcatattttccaaatatttcAATAGGTTGAGcatcaaaatgtcttttcatttcatttaactgCTGGTTTTTGTTTCACTGTAAAAGTCaaaatggctttttcttttaactcatTAAAGAAGCGTCCTTAAAAGTCGATCTGTCTCATTTTTCCGTGAAGACTTTGAAACATAAGTGCGACTCTGTTATCCCTTCAACCCTCTCTTAACTTCAACTGGACCGAGCTACAATTAACTCTTGACCTGAAATAATTGCGTTATTACAGAGGTCGGCTCACATCAGTCTCCTTTCAATGCATCAGTGTCACCCACAGCGCCGTACTGCTCATTATTTATATAAGctgtgaagtttaaaaaaaaaaatctgtttgtctcCAAAGTTTCTGTCTGaatttgaaacctttttttctctgtcgCCATAAATAGTCATCCGGACGTAAAGAATGAATGTTTGGAGACGCCGTGAGCCGGCTGGTGCCGGGTTTCTTCTTCAAGCCAGGGCAATTTGATAATTGAGGTGGTTAGAGTGAAAGGGCTGAAGACGGCTCTGTTATGCTATCCCGCTAATCCCCCTCGTTCTGAGGTCGCTGTCACAGTCAGACCCATTGTGTCACCAATGGGTCCGCGTTTGGACCGAACAGGGCCGGGCTGTGTGCTGCTAGACCCGCTGGTGCTCCTGCCAGCCGAGCTCTGGGGACCAGGAAGcaatttttaatatttgaccAAATTACTACTGCAAATATTTCTGCTGGTTTCCcagcgcgcacacacacacacacacacacacacacattttcccTGTGATAAATAGTAACCGATTGTGAAGTTAATGCCTATTAAAGATGGCTCCGTCAAAGCTCTGCTTGCAGCAGCTTGTGGTTTTCTTTATGACAGGTGATTCTTCAGGAAATCTGCTGGTTTGGTTTTGCGTGTTTGGAAGATGATAAACTGACTTCAGCAAATACTGATTAATGGTTCATGTGTTTGGAGTTTGTAGCCACATCCCTGTGGGGATGTGCAGGGAAAAGCATCTACAGCCCTCTTGGTCTGAGCTCACTTTGTCCACCTACTTGAGAGAAAATAGGCTTGGGCTTCATCGATACAAACGTGAATAATGTGTCCTTCTCTTGGCAGATCACGAATATCACCAAGCTCAAAGACTTTCTGCTTCAACACCGAAAAGATTACATAAGTGCTGGAAGGTAAGCAGAACGAGGACAGACGAAAAACTCCTCCATCGTGTCCAGACGGCCGGGGACCAAATGAACATTTTGATTCCTAACAAAAATTAGCAGAGGTCTGGAGTCGCGGCTTCCAGAAGTGTCTCGTGTGtgcggaggggggggggcggctGCTGGCACAAGGTCTGCAGCGAGTCGGGTGGTCTGCCGAGGCTGGCTCCAGTCTAATTGTCTGGAATAATTGAGCTGCAACCAAGTGGAGAACAAATCACGCCCAGGGACTAATGCAGGCTCTCCTAAAGGGCTCTCTGTATGGTTTTAGGTGTGGAGAAGTCTGTAAAATGTGCTGAGAAGTTCTCACTTTAACTAGTTGGGAATCTTTAGGCACCTCGTGACTCGATTACGATTCAGGAGGCAACGATTCGATTATGAAGCAAATATCTATGCATTCTGAATGTTTTGTCTTCAACACGAGGCACAATAATACACACTTTTCTCCACCAGTGCATTTTCAAGTAAAGATAAGATCACTGAACCTTTATTAGGACCGGAAAGTTTGATCATCAACGAAAGGAAAGTTTTTCCCTGAACTCAAAAACCTTAAGGGCCCAGTCTGGTGTTTTTAGCCTGTTCCTATGTTGTCATGATGAAGGGCATATGTTctagtgtgaggggctgtaagcttacggggagagcatgtgaacagagagctctcggttATGGGTGGGGGGATGCTCCACGCCAATGATCCCGCCGACAACTCctggtgctctgcagaaactgtcctagaaaacgacaccgttttttgttattttgactgaaatctgcataatcatgattaaaacacGACTGGGAGAGCtaagaagatgatcggagcgggactttaaaTAACAGTAATCAATTTTCAATAGATCTTTTTGAATAGGATGCTCTTAAACTCAAGTCAAACAAAATAACTAGTGCCCATTGTGGAATTGTGCGGATATATCGCCTGTTTTCCCCAAATACTAAATTTATAACACagcttaaagtcccacaccaaccaaattttttctattttcaaagcgttcccagtggtcttttaattatgattatgctgcttttagctaaaataagAAATACAAAAAGCTGTCATTTACAAGACATATTTCCTACACATTTTCTCTCATTGGAAATTCACTTTTGGGTTGTTGATGCACAGGTTAGCTTGccgatatgagcgttttgcaacaACCATTTATGACGAccactgagttctgaagatgaaaacgtttatggtttatttaaaaaaaatacagttaaatacatttatgcaaaaatggcattgtggtctatattcgccgatctagtgagcatcaatgcacactggtttttcgcagagacttctgggaaatttatAGGCTACTGGATTTGGGAAATGTAGATTCACTAGGAAATGGTGAgtagggaagcaattcggacacagcccCAGTTTTGATCTGATCCAACACGATTTGAATAAGAAATgcttagaaatgcagttttaattttaaacaatcTTATATATGTCATCTATTATGAGAAAGagaccacaagaacatgtaaaaaaataccaaaaacactatttccaTTGCTGTGGATCTTTAAATACAATCAGACTTTTGTCCAAAGCCGTTTTGATCGTTgacactaaataaaaaaaagctaaaaatgctTCCAAACGTTAGCTTTAGGAGAGGTCGGGTCCAGTTGGATTCTGCAGAGTCCGCCATGTCTGTGTGCTCTTCAGAAACGTTTGAGTCAAAAAACATGCATAACTTTTACATAATATCgtattaattatttaaaactcACAACATGATTCAGAATTGTTTATGGACACCATAACTGCTTTGAGGAGCAGCAGACGCCTTTACTGTTCCCCCTGCAGGTCTTTCAGCAACACTAGAATCATGATTCCAACACAGTTTATCATTTCTTAAAATAGTGATGATTCAAATGCTTCCCAACTGCACCTCCAGCTCTGAATGAACTTTGCATCCGTTGTACCCAGAATTCCTCCTCAGGCTCCTTCTGGCTTTGCTTGTTCCTGTGATCTGGCCTGGTTGTCTCAACTAAAGAAGCAATTAAAGCTCATGCCAGAAATGTATCCTTACAGCGCCATCTGCTGGATCCCActaaaaagtacttctttagaAAATACAAGACCCATATATAGGACCGTTGCAAGTATCCGAATACTTGGATCTCTGCATCTGTTCCAGTATGGATATTTGTGACGTCCACGATTGCTGATTCACAATCTTTGCAaacatttggggggaaaaatatacatttcaCGCCATTATTTTTTCGctgtaaaaaaaggttggaaTTTCAGCAAAAAAATTAATCAACTCGTCTAACTAAACTGGTGAAATTAATCATGAAGCTGACAGAAAATCTTCTGAGTGTGACATTGTTTAAAGAGACAAATAccatttcatttctgtttatctGCTATGTTTTGATGATCTCCTATActaaaaaaaggtataaataaatgcagttcatatatgtttaaatacattttattttcatttttatgcatCCAATAAGAAAGCATACGTATAGCAACCATTTAAACATACTACGTTGTAAAATTTGGCTTTAATGCCAAAAACAATGCACACAGACAACTGCATCTGAACCAAGTTTTGGATTTTTAGTCATTCTTATTGTggcttttatgtgttttttggtgtttgttatTGGGAAACCTACAACTTGCCCAGCTGTGACCCGCCCAGCTAACACTTGCACAATTATAGAAATGTTGTTTAATggtaaatgtttaataaatctTTTTGATCTGTGAACTGTTAAGTGATGATCTACAGCCCTAAAAAGCAAACTAAGCACATTTTCTCTGAGATAAAACttgtttactttattatttcttttaactATCCAGATCCTAGAGTCTACAGATTTTACCATGTTGTTATCTGAATACATTTTCACTACTTGAGTGAGAAAACGGAGCTAGAACGGTTTAAgaacttcctgtttttactgGTTTCTTCAAACGGTTTGGCTGGATCGGGTTAAGACTTTATGTTGAGGAAGTAGCTCAGTATTTGGTGAACCTTTGCAGCGGAGCTCAGAGAAAACGGAACCATTCTTCTGAAATGTTGAAGCTTCTTCATTCACAGGATTGGTCTTgatgtgaataaaaacatgttttgtgtgttttttcagcCTCATTTCATCGGATCTGACACGTATGACGGACGGGGAGCGGGACCAGATTGACCAGGATGCTCAGATCTTCATGAGGACTTGTTCAGAAGCCATCAAGCAGCTTCGCGGTGAAGGTTTGTCCTTGTGTGTCGAACTGACGGAAGGCAGCGAGGACTGGATCTTCATGCAGATCCAGGATATTCATGGATTTTCTGACTTCTGGAGTAGGGATGGGGCGATGTATCAGTACCAGTGTTGGTCCGATATTAAACAATATTCTGACTGTTTTTAGatacactttatttttaaaatgtatacttATTCCTACTGGATTGGGAAGTTTAAGTTTACAGTCATAGACAGtaattgactgttttcaggtGAATGTAATTTTTGATAGGGATACatgttgttcctaatagatcccTGGCAACGGGGAGATGGTGGTTTACAGTTATCTCTGATAGAAAGTTTTAAAGTAGTACTTGTTCCTATCCCTTGCTGTATGTTAAAAAGATCAAGTACAACATGATTGTCCcgtaaaagaaaagttttgcatttataagaaagaaacaaaaaggaaatctaagctttgtgttactgtagacGCTTAAATATCGGCTATCGGCCACAGGTGCAGGAGAAATATCGCTTGTCGGTATTGGCTGATCAAGTTATATCGGCCCCTCCCTACTCAGAAGAGCGCCGTTATGTTTGCATTGGCGTGTATAACATGTCAACCTACTCTGGCTGTCATCGCAGTGGAGAAGCAGGCGGCACCAGCTCAGATTAAGGAGCACAGAGGATCCGTGCTGGACCTCGTAGAGACTTACCTGAAAGGTGAGCCTCTGAAACGTCTCATCCTGCAGGTGAATCCACAGAGAACGGCAGGTGATGTCTGTCTTTGCCTTTAAGGAGTCTGCAAAGTGTACTCCGAGCAAAGAGCAATCCGAGTGAAGAGGATGGTGGACAAGAAAAGGCTGTAAGTTCCTTCTGCTTCACTCACAGTCAACCTTCCGCATCTTTGGATTCTCAGAACCGTTTGTGGTTTCAGGTCACGGCTGACACCCGAGCGGTCCAGTCGACCAGAGAAAACTCTGGAGGTGGCGCCCACAGAGGAGAAAACGATTATTGAAGAAAGTTCAGGTGAAATCCGGTGAAACAGATCTGTCTCCATCACAACACGAACGGCTGATAATAGCTACCCTGGTGACTGCACCAATATCACAACGGGCTTCACACCAAAAATCGTACTTTATGCTCCGTTTATTCACTGTCTTTGTGTGATAAAATGCACTTTATAGTCAGTATTTTGTCTTTGGAGCCACAGttacaattcaattcaactgtacacttttttttttttgcttttaagacCCAGAGTTCGGTACCACAGAGCTGCGAAACTCCTAACAGATggaagaaaccaaacaaaattctAAATGTTACACATCAAACTGAGTTTCTGAAAGCACAGCtcaatgaaaatgaatgcaaacaagaatgtaaactttttaaagtaaaacaactgAGCGTTTGTTAAAGCTCAGCGAAGGTGATAGCTTTTGTTTTACATGAGCTCAGAGCTTCAAAAAGGCGTAGCCGTCTACCCTGAAACCCAAAAACCACACAGCCGTCTGTTGGATCAGAACAATCAAATGTTTAAACGTTTGTCCAGTTAGCCCAGAGCATccaaaaaattcaaactttGAAACACAAATCTCTTCAAactgaatattttctttttccccatCTAAGGCCTCTAAaatttctgattttattggATATTACAGACTTTGCTAAACACTTAAAATTATTTCCTTAAATGTCTTTATTCTAAGTTTATTTTACTAGATCTGAAAATTAAAAGCCCACTAtatataaaacactttttttattttatttactgctAATTTAATTGATTTTCCTTTGTCTCAGATGCAGCCTGACATGAAAGACCAACCATTTAAAATCCTTCAAGAACtctttttggggaaaatcagATCGGTGGAGATACTTTAATTATCCCGAAGGAAATTGTTGAGTCAGCTCATCCTACACCattatcaaaataaagaaaaggatAACCAAAGCAGGTGCTTTAACCCAGCTTTGGCAGCATGACGTTACAGCCAACAATCTACAACTGAGCAAAGTTTAGGAAACTCGAAAAtgtttaaagtacttttatgttttcttgAATCTGTGAAAACAAGCTACTGATGTGTGTCGTTTTTGTCACTTCATGGCTCATAAAGCACCTGAACTCACTGAGTCTTTCCTCTTTTTGCGCAGAGAAGAGCATATCAGAGGTCCAAGGCAGCGCTGTCAGCTTGTGGGAAGAGGGCAGAGTGGAGGATGAGCTATCTCCTGAGGAGATCCAGATGGTAATATCCAAAATGAATCCACTGCTTCCAACTAAATACTGCCCAAAAGCAAAGGGGCCACTACGAGTTTGTTCTATGTTGCTGCTCCAGGGACATGTATTTCTAAATATTGCTTCACAGGTTAATCAATCAATTATTGGATTTGAAAAGGTGGCACTCACCACTAAGGCtactttttcagcagactcctggatCGCCAAAACACAGTGATGTAACAAGCACCTTTGAGGCAGATCCAGATTCTTATCAAGTTTTCTTTGTGAAGAAACTCAAAGTAACAAAACctttatggctttttttttctgtaggctataaactgcatccactgctgctggGTAGAGATGCTTTTAAGGAAAAACATTGACATGaatgttgaaataaaaatccCAAATTGATAAATCAGTGCGTTACAAGTATGGTGGTCTGACTCCCTCATTACAGTTCTGTATTCCCTGACATTGAGTTAAATCTTTTGGAGTCTTAAGTTAAAgcaatgtcattttaaagggGGGAGGGCGGGGGTCACTTTGACCTTTGGTTTGGACCTTTAGATATTTAGCTCAGAACCTTGAAAAACATACTAGGTCTCCACTAAACTCATGTGAGGCTTTGGAAAAGTCTCTTACtaaagtgttttcttcttttacttacCGTAACTGATATTTTATGGTAACAATTTCTTtgtgctttaaatgtttttcctaaTCCATTTACTTTTATTATGCTTGTGAAATTTTTTGCAATGTCCATCTAGTAAAGGTTccacaaaaatgttctgctACCAAATCAAAGCAGATCCTGCAGAACATTCAGGCCTGATTTTGAGCTTATTCAATGAGAACATCATATTATTGTACTAAAGATTAAagggatgtttgtttgtttgtttgtttgtttgtttgtttgtttttataccaGTTTGAACAAGAGAACCAGAGGTTGGTCAGTGAGATGAGCAGCCTGGTGGATGAAGTGAGGTGAGAACGTTCTGGACAGTCGGTGCTAGTTATGCTATGTTTCATTAGGTGTAATGACGGGGGGGCAGATACATTCTTGGCTAAAACTTCACGGCCCTGGTAATGACTTTACAAAGTGTTCCAAAAGAGCAAACGCATGAGAAGCCAGATGTTGACCCAAAAACATGCCGGGCTGCTGTTTTCACACCGGTGTCGGTACCGAAActgttcggcctgcaataagtgTTCGGGGGGCCTGCGGCTAAAGCTGACGTcccactatttgattggctgcacGTTTATtaatacgtgctaacaacatgATTCGCTCGCCTGGAGAAGccggttcattctaacagccacagaccTTTtgacaaagtgggttgtggcaaaatctctctataaacattacaaagaataatatcagacacacaaaagaactttaggttacaaaaggaaacgggaaatgaaaatatgtagagcccgagcagatctccgtGTTAAGTAGTTTGTCCGAGTGGGACAGTCATCATTAGTGTCAGGCCCCCGAacagttttggtacctacaccggcttTGAGTTTCTGCTTCTCAAACGCCCTCAGGCAAATCGAGGGGAAGGTGGTGGAGATTTCACGACTTCAGGAAATCTTTGCAGAGAAagtgctgcagcaggtgagcgCGGCTCCTCCTGTTTCAACTCCTTTGTGCTCATAGGAACGTTTGGACGTAAACAGATCTCCTGCTTCTCCTCCTGTGACAGGAAAGTGAAATAGACAACATTCATCAGCTTGTTGTTGGTGCAACAGAAAACGTTAAGGAAGGAAACGAAGACATTCGGGAGGTAAAATCCTTCCTGTGAATTTGACCGTTGCTTGTTATTTAAGAGAAAATTGtgagaaatgttctttttttgttgttgttcgtTTACCAGGCGATAAAAAACAACGCTGGCTTCAGAGTGTGGATCCTCTTCTTCCTGGTGATGtgctccttctctctcctcttccTGGACTGGTATGACAGTTAACGCTGGACTGTGGCCACGAGCTGGAACATCTGATGTGAAGACGGCACCGGGACCGAACGTTCAGCTTAGTGTGGTGGACGGCGAGGCAGTTTGTGCGTCACCAACGCTGATCTGTGTCCTGTGCTGTCAGGTTAGCTGTGATGCATCCGTTTTGACGATATTCAGATGGAAGGAAGAGCGTTTCTGTTTCGACAAGTTCTTCGTTGAGTGTCACTGCAACAGGAAACGCACAAAAGCTGCTCTGcacaaaagctttttgtttttttttttgcactaatCCTTTTCACAGCTTAGTATCTCGTATTGTAGATCTGCCTTTTCACGAAGACAAATGCTAGAAAAACAGCATCAAAATCTATTACTTCTGGTAAAACCAATCCTAAAATGATTTCTCTGTTAATTCCAGAACGAGTTTACAGAAATCTGCATGCAGGAAATCAGTGTGGTAGTTTGGTTGCTTCTTAAATCTACTGATCCCctaattaaattcattttaattcttGTCACAGCGTTAAAGAGGAATAAAACACTTCAATTTGTGTTGTCTCTTCAGCtcctaaaaaggattttcactcttaaaaattaaagaaaagcagAACCTTGAGTTTGAAATGTGGGCACTTTATTCCAGCTCTTCaacacttctttttatttttgcagcaaaTGAACTTTAATGGCAATCAGTACATTGTTTGAAAAAGGTACAATTTAAGGTAAAAGACGGTACGGAAAATCAGACAAGCTACCTGTTTCAGGAGTTCCACTAAATCAGCCTAACTACAGTATGGCTGCCATGTTGGGGGGTGTCGATCAATGCAAAGCATGGCCACAATACAGTGGTGTCACTAGCAAAACATTCAATACAGCAGCTGAGAAAAGAGCCAGTATGCAAGCCTAACGCTCAAAGGAAAtcacagaaaagatggaaaccATAGACAACCAGTTAGCTAAAAACActtcttcaaatatttattaCCTGGTACATTTCCTCAAAGTCGTgacaatcaaatgttttcaacaacTTGGCTGCAAGTGTTGTCGTTTTGTGTTGTCAGGAAGTCCGACATGCGTCAgcagtttttcaaaacaaaagattttttcagcaagtattttttttttccagtagtGTTGTGCAGTAAAACAAGCAACAAAAAC
The nucleotide sequence above comes from Oryzias latipes chromosome 5, ASM223467v1. Encoded proteins:
- the stx18 gene encoding syntaxin-18, translating into MTCRLVDSGACTEMAVDITLLFKASVKTVKTRNKAIGIGFDSTKDEIFKRSRTKSGFTQRAKEVITNITKLKDFLLQHRKDYISAGSLISSDLTRMTDGERDQIDQDAQIFMRTCSEAIKQLRGEVEKQAAPAQIKEHRGSVLDLVETYLKGVCKVYSEQRAIRVKRMVDKKRLSRLTPERSSRPEKTLEVAPTEEKTIIEESSEKSISEVQGSAVSLWEEGRVEDELSPEEIQMFEQENQRLVSEMSSLVDEVRQIEGKVVEISRLQEIFAEKVLQQESEIDNIHQLVVGATENVKEGNEDIREAIKNNAGFRVWILFFLVMCSFSLLFLDWYDS